One window from the genome of Leuconostoc suionicum encodes:
- a CDS encoding helix-turn-helix domain-containing protein: MNIKLLRTILNHDKNQFLFWKNRLLKNKILICELNSVYAQNTLIEYTTLLSNLIINNGYPCNDIYAIKKKIYAIIAENNAYPINTEILSQIICLFFDLLLNETYSSEIESSQKIKNHIDRNITQSLTLSDIARNLHMPLKELNLQFKAKYDLTINQYIRRRKIDISKNLLYATNLSFQDIATFVGFNSQSYFITTFKAIVGQTPSDYRKNNKQQNLA, encoded by the coding sequence TTGAACATCAAGTTATTACGAACAATCTTAAATCATGATAAAAATCAATTTTTATTTTGGAAAAATAGACTATTAAAAAACAAAATTTTAATTTGTGAATTGAACAGTGTATATGCTCAAAATACGTTGATCGAATATACAACCCTTTTAAGTAATTTAATAATAAACAATGGATATCCTTGTAACGATATTTATGCCATAAAAAAGAAAATATATGCGATAATAGCTGAAAACAATGCTTATCCTATAAATACTGAAATATTAAGTCAAATAATTTGTTTATTTTTTGATTTGCTACTAAATGAAACATATAGTTCAGAAATAGAATCTTCTCAAAAAATTAAAAATCATATTGACCGTAATATAACGCAATCTCTAACTTTATCTGATATTGCAAGAAATTTACATATGCCATTAAAGGAACTTAATCTGCAATTCAAAGCCAAATATGATTTAACAATCAATCAATATATTCGTCGAAGAAAAATTGATATTTCCAAAAATTTGCTTTATGCAACTAATTTAAGTTTTCAAGATATTGCAACATTTGTAGGATTTAATAGTCAGAGTTACTTTATTACTACTTTCAAAGCAATAGTCGGACAAACGCCTTCTGATTATCGTAAAAATAACAAACAGCAAAATCTTGCTTGA
- a CDS encoding MazG-like family protein, producing the protein MIERIIKLSKKENKTNEQMLLKLSEEVGEVSQAYLSMAHASGSDYKDKNEKDYQEELVDSLMVISTLLVKSGISKEELLNLLEKKCNKWESKQNN; encoded by the coding sequence ATGATTGAGCGGATAATTAAACTTTCAAAAAAAGAGAACAAAACAAATGAGCAAATGCTTTTAAAGTTATCGGAAGAGGTTGGTGAAGTATCGCAAGCATATTTATCAATGGCACATGCTTCGGGCAGTGATTACAAAGATAAAAACGAAAAAGATTATCAAGAAGAATTAGTTGATAGTTTGATGGTGATTAGTACGTTACTTGTAAAATCAGGAATTTCCAAAGAAGAACTATTAAATTTGTTAGAGAAGAAGTGCAACAAATGGGAAAGTAAGCAAAATAATTAG